A region from the Burkholderiales bacterium genome encodes:
- a CDS encoding YbaB/EbfC family nucleoid-associated protein, protein MMTGGLGNLMKQAQQMQESMKKMQEQLAFMEVEGQSGAGMVKVTMTCRHDVERVNIAPGLLGEDKEMLEGLVAAAMNDAVRRVETAIQEKMSKIAAGVGLPAGFKLPF, encoded by the coding sequence ATCATGACAGGCGGTTTGGGCAATTTAATGAAGCAAGCGCAGCAAATGCAGGAAAGCATGAAAAAAATGCAGGAGCAGCTTGCTTTTATGGAGGTCGAGGGGCAATCCGGAGCAGGCATGGTCAAGGTGACGATGACCTGTCGGCACGATGTTGAGCGCGTAAACATCGCCCCGGGTTTATTGGGTGAAGACAAGGAAATGCTGGAAGGCCTGGTGGCGGCGGCGATGAATGATGCCGTCAGGCGTGTGGAAACTGCCATTCAGGAAAAAATGAGTAAAATAGCCGCCGGCGTGGGTTTGCCTGCCGGTTTCAAATTGCCTTTTTAA